From a region of the Streptomyces sp. NBC_00193 genome:
- a CDS encoding alpha/beta fold hydrolase, whose amino-acid sequence MSTTLTAPVDAAAVVSATVRVADAEVFYERTGTGPALVLVHGTGSSGSAVNWGRTRPRFTAGHTVITPDLSGTERTRDDGGPLTVEGLAAQVIAVIEDAGTGPVDLLGFSMGAPVSAAVAALRPDLVRRLILVSGWAHTEGDEYLRNIFTLWQQLGASDPAAFGRAVTMTGFSRGFLNTIGREQVELLIPNLPPTPGTLRHVDLDSRIDIRALLPLIEAETLVIGATLDITVPVENSRALHAAIAHSSYAEIEAGHVAFFEKEDEFVELVDGFIRGGRA is encoded by the coding sequence ATGTCCACGACCCTCACCGCCCCCGTCGACGCCGCCGCCGTCGTGAGCGCCACCGTGCGCGTCGCCGACGCCGAGGTCTTCTACGAGCGCACCGGTACGGGCCCCGCACTCGTCCTCGTGCACGGCACCGGTTCGAGCGGCTCCGCCGTCAACTGGGGGCGGACCCGGCCCCGTTTCACCGCCGGCCACACGGTGATCACCCCCGACCTCTCCGGCACCGAACGCACCCGGGACGACGGCGGCCCGCTGACCGTGGAGGGGCTGGCCGCGCAGGTCATCGCCGTCATCGAGGACGCGGGCACCGGGCCGGTGGACCTGCTCGGCTTCTCCATGGGCGCGCCGGTCTCCGCCGCCGTCGCCGCGCTGCGCCCCGACCTCGTGCGCCGGCTGATCCTGGTCTCCGGCTGGGCTCACACCGAGGGCGACGAGTACCTGCGCAACATCTTCACCCTGTGGCAGCAGCTCGGCGCCTCCGACCCGGCCGCCTTCGGCCGCGCCGTGACCATGACCGGCTTCAGCCGGGGCTTCCTCAACACGATCGGCCGCGAACAGGTCGAGCTCCTGATCCCGAACCTGCCCCCCACCCCCGGCACCCTGCGCCATGTAGACCTCGACAGCCGCATCGACATCCGCGCGCTGCTGCCGCTCATCGAGGCGGAGACCCTCGTCATCGGCGCCACCCTGGACATCACCGTCCCGGTGGAGAACAGCCGCGCGCTGCACGCCGCGATCGCGCACAGCTCGTACGCCGAGATCGAGGCCGGGCACGTCGCCTTCTTCGAGAAGGAGGACGAGTTCGTCGAGCTGGTCGACGGCTTCATCCGCGGGGGCCGGGCGTAG
- a CDS encoding TetR/AcrR family transcriptional regulator — protein MSTARERILEATAELLADKDAAAISTRAICDRAKVGMPEIYRQFGDKEGLLTAVADLGFERFLANKRRNPQTGDPVADLRAAWDSHVAFALGNPHLYRLMFTPAGTAKPQAIAEAQALLLTAVGRCRDAGRLRTTPALAGQSILSANVGVCLMALSFPELYGGPDISVSVRDAVIGKVTGDEREDTRIGAATVLAQALVDTLTGAAPA, from the coding sequence ATGTCAACGGCCCGAGAACGCATTCTGGAAGCCACCGCGGAGCTGCTCGCGGACAAGGACGCGGCGGCGATCTCCACCCGGGCCATCTGCGACCGGGCCAAGGTCGGCATGCCCGAGATCTACCGCCAGTTCGGTGACAAGGAGGGGCTGCTCACCGCGGTGGCCGACCTCGGCTTCGAGCGCTTCCTCGCCAACAAGAGGCGCAATCCGCAGACCGGCGACCCGGTGGCGGACCTGCGCGCGGCCTGGGACAGCCACGTCGCGTTCGCCCTCGGCAACCCCCACCTCTACCGGCTGATGTTCACGCCGGCCGGTACGGCCAAGCCGCAGGCGATCGCGGAGGCGCAGGCCCTGCTCCTGACGGCGGTGGGGCGGTGCCGCGACGCCGGCCGGCTGCGGACGACCCCGGCGCTGGCCGGACAGTCGATCCTCTCGGCGAACGTGGGCGTCTGCCTGATGGCCCTGTCCTTCCCCGAGCTGTACGGGGGCCCCGACATCTCGGTGTCCGTCCGTGACGCGGTGATCGGAAAGGTCACCGGCGACGAGCGGGAGGACACCAGGATCGGCGCCGCGACCGTCCTCGCCCAGGCCCTGGTCGACACCCTCACCGGAGCGGCGCCGGCGTAG
- a CDS encoding GlxA family transcriptional regulator, which translates to MGPVARLIVIVLFEGVDLLDVTGPPEVFSLVPRETEDAAGYRVVLAARTLDPVTTSAGVRILPDLTFDEAATRSIDTLLVPGAVELDAERRVRALTDPEVVDRVRTLAARTRRVASVCVGAHLLAAAGLLDGKRATTHWSTAQQLAADHPEVEVDADPIFIREGEVWTGAGISACLDLSLALVAEDFGEGVALRVARQLVMYLKRPSGQSQFSVPLEPVSATRRGEDLRHFIGRHLGDRLSLADIAAYAHVSERQLARIFKSELGTTPAAYVESARVELARGQLEATDATLERIASACGFGTADTLVRAFRRTLDTTPTEYRLRFRAA; encoded by the coding sequence CTGGGGCCCGTCGCCCGGCTGATCGTGATCGTGCTCTTCGAGGGCGTCGACCTGCTGGACGTCACCGGACCGCCGGAGGTGTTCTCCCTGGTCCCGCGGGAGACGGAGGACGCCGCCGGGTACCGGGTCGTCCTGGCCGCGCGGACGCTCGACCCCGTCACCACCTCGGCCGGGGTGCGGATCCTGCCCGACCTGACCTTCGACGAGGCAGCCACCCGGAGCATCGACACGCTCCTGGTGCCCGGCGCGGTCGAGCTGGACGCCGAGCGCCGGGTCCGCGCCCTCACCGACCCGGAGGTCGTCGACCGGGTGCGGACGCTCGCCGCGCGCACGCGCCGGGTCGCGTCCGTCTGCGTGGGGGCCCATCTGCTGGCCGCGGCCGGGCTGCTCGACGGCAAGCGGGCCACCACCCACTGGTCCACCGCGCAGCAGCTGGCCGCCGACCACCCGGAGGTCGAGGTGGACGCCGACCCGATCTTCATCCGGGAGGGCGAGGTGTGGACCGGCGCCGGGATCAGCGCCTGCCTGGACCTCTCGCTCGCCCTGGTGGCCGAGGACTTCGGCGAGGGCGTCGCCCTGCGCGTGGCCCGGCAGCTCGTGATGTACCTGAAGCGGCCGAGCGGGCAGAGCCAGTTCAGCGTCCCCCTGGAGCCCGTCTCCGCGACGCGGCGCGGCGAGGACCTGCGGCACTTCATCGGGCGGCACCTCGGCGACCGGCTCAGCCTGGCCGACATCGCCGCGTACGCGCACGTCAGCGAGCGGCAGTTGGCCCGGATCTTCAAGTCCGAGCTGGGCACGACCCCGGCCGCCTACGTCGAGTCGGCCCGCGTGGAGCTGGCGCGGGGCCAGCTCGAAGCCACCGATGCCACGCTCGAACGGATCGCCTCCGCCTGCGGGTTCGGCACGGCCGACACCCTCGTACGGGCCTTCCGCCGCACGCTCGACACCACGCCGACGGAGTACCGGCTCCGCTTCCGGGCGGCCTGA
- a CDS encoding alpha/beta fold hydrolase: MPDDKPRVRRDIGHYVSDELRDRYFAACDALYAMGAPIRSETDVETSFGTTHVYRYGPTDPAAESRTPIVLIHGSGGCSAQWYPNTVALSADRPVYALDTPGDPGRSVQCEVMWQPERAAQWMDEALDALGLDHVHLVGSSYGGWLVINQVHLRPGRLASVTALDPGGLEKVGLRFFVWIFASLFATFAPKALRPTLAKWLEQPVLVVPELRRWIQAGVRAFRIKRPAPLPLSDAELGSIRTPFYLIMGKRSLLVHPERQLERVPRLIPGARAEIVSATGHGPQLDHPELVNARMLSFFEDVDSLDPAAHRAA; encoded by the coding sequence GTGCCCGACGACAAGCCCCGTGTGCGCCGCGACATCGGCCACTACGTGAGCGACGAGCTGCGCGACCGCTACTTCGCCGCCTGCGACGCGCTCTACGCGATGGGAGCTCCCATCCGCTCCGAGACCGACGTGGAGACCAGCTTCGGGACCACGCACGTCTACCGGTACGGCCCCACGGACCCGGCGGCGGAGTCCCGGACGCCCATCGTCCTGATCCACGGCTCGGGCGGCTGCTCGGCCCAGTGGTACCCCAACACCGTCGCCCTCAGCGCCGACCGGCCCGTCTACGCCCTCGACACCCCCGGCGACCCGGGCCGCAGCGTCCAGTGCGAGGTGATGTGGCAGCCCGAGCGCGCGGCCCAGTGGATGGACGAGGCCCTCGACGCGCTCGGCCTGGACCACGTCCACCTGGTCGGGTCCTCCTACGGCGGCTGGCTGGTCATCAACCAGGTGCACCTGCGCCCCGGCCGACTCGCCTCGGTCACCGCCCTGGACCCGGGCGGCCTGGAGAAGGTGGGGCTGCGCTTCTTCGTGTGGATCTTCGCCAGCCTCTTCGCGACCTTCGCCCCCAAGGCGCTGCGCCCGACCCTGGCCAAGTGGCTGGAGCAACCGGTCCTGGTCGTCCCGGAACTGCGGAGGTGGATCCAGGCGGGCGTCCGCGCCTTCCGGATCAAGCGCCCCGCCCCGCTGCCGCTGTCGGACGCGGAACTGGGCTCGATCCGGACGCCGTTCTACCTGATCATGGGCAAGCGGAGCCTGCTCGTGCACCCCGAGCGCCAGCTGGAGCGGGTGCCGCGGCTGATCCCCGGAGCCCGCGCCGAGATCGTCTCCGCGACCGGGCACGGCCCGCAGCTCGACCACCCCGAACTGGTCAACGCCCGGATGCTCAGCTTCTTCGAGGACGTCGACTCCCTCGACCCGGCCGCGCACAGGGCCGCGTAG
- a CDS encoding TetR/AcrR family transcriptional regulator, with product MPKRVDHEERRTQIAEALIRVAGRRGLHAVGMRDVAAEAGVSLRLVQYYFQTKEKLLFYGLQHLTDRFTARVGARLAAAGPAPGPRATIEALLLASLPTDEESRTFHLLYSSYSILSVTDEALAAQPFIDNPDAAENAVTGLITQAQESGLADPDVDARTEAISLLAMAATMGTSILVGQRGPDSAVAVLRHHLDRIFRTGTPSPARDAPPS from the coding sequence ATGCCGAAACGCGTGGACCACGAGGAACGGCGCACCCAGATCGCCGAGGCACTCATCCGCGTCGCCGGACGCCGCGGGCTGCACGCTGTCGGCATGCGCGACGTGGCGGCCGAGGCGGGGGTCTCCCTGCGCCTGGTCCAGTACTACTTCCAGACCAAGGAGAAGCTGCTCTTCTACGGGCTCCAGCACCTGACCGACCGCTTCACCGCGCGGGTCGGCGCCCGCCTCGCCGCCGCCGGCCCCGCCCCCGGCCCGCGCGCGACGATCGAGGCACTGCTGCTGGCCTCCCTGCCGACCGACGAGGAGAGCCGCACCTTCCACCTCCTCTACAGCTCCTACTCGATCCTGTCCGTGACCGACGAGGCCCTCGCGGCCCAGCCCTTCATCGACAACCCCGACGCCGCCGAGAACGCGGTGACCGGGCTGATCACCCAGGCCCAGGAATCCGGCCTGGCCGACCCGGACGTCGACGCGCGCACGGAGGCGATCAGCCTGCTCGCCATGGCGGCGACCATGGGCACCAGCATCCTGGTCGGCCAGCGGGGCCCCGACTCGGCCGTCGCGGTGCTGCGCCACCACCTGGACCGGATCTTCAGGACGGGCACACCGAGTCCTGCGCGGGACGCTCCCCCGTCGTGA
- a CDS encoding transposase, giving the protein MADPVKELRAIAPSFVVLGPSGVAVRDRLKNLSGEDERVLRLVGAYQGALASRDLKQRCADGPDHSTETWAARKRGLTGESSSRIAGTITKASHDQWALARRCQAAHIQNLDAGVKTLRRRLALPIGEKGSKRAAGGYRSKSEWFNKSRRLVVLEARREAALADWRAGRVRVVRGGKRLANTRHHLAEAQLTEEEWRARWEAERWFLAADGESGKRFGNETIRITPDGGISIKLPAPLAHLANSKHGRYVLACRIAFAHRGAEWADRIEANRAVAYRIHLDVRRGRWYLTASWQHPVIQTVPLATARANGMVGVDANAGHFAAYRLDPHGNPVGEPHRFPYDLSGTADHRDAQIRHAITRLLNWAKSVGVKAIAIEDLDFATEKTREKHGRRKRFRRLISGFPAGKLKARLASMADEHGLAIVAVDPAYTSKWGGQYWQKPLVTPRRKMSRHDAAGIAIGRRALGHPVRRRTAPPPHDQSDRAGHRTAQAGPGTRRRDGTRPPTTDRLHGEQAPSGKRKRGPSASKTVRDAPSTHQWVQDSLLHTG; this is encoded by the coding sequence ATGGCTGATCCGGTCAAGGAGTTGCGTGCGATCGCTCCTTCGTTTGTGGTGCTCGGTCCATCCGGTGTGGCGGTACGCGACCGCCTGAAGAATCTGAGCGGCGAGGACGAGAGGGTTCTCCGGCTCGTCGGCGCGTATCAGGGCGCTCTGGCTTCCCGCGATCTCAAGCAGCGGTGCGCGGACGGTCCGGACCATTCCACCGAGACGTGGGCGGCCCGTAAGCGGGGGCTGACGGGGGAGTCGTCGTCGCGGATCGCTGGGACGATCACCAAGGCCAGCCACGATCAGTGGGCGCTCGCCCGGCGTTGTCAGGCCGCGCATATCCAGAACCTGGACGCAGGCGTCAAGACGCTGAGGCGCCGTCTCGCCCTGCCGATCGGGGAGAAGGGCAGTAAACGTGCTGCGGGCGGCTACCGCTCCAAGAGCGAGTGGTTCAACAAGTCCCGCCGTCTCGTCGTCTTGGAGGCCCGTCGTGAAGCCGCTCTCGCCGACTGGCGGGCTGGTCGGGTCCGGGTGGTGAGGGGCGGGAAGCGACTGGCGAACACCCGCCACCACCTGGCCGAGGCCCAGCTCACCGAGGAGGAGTGGCGGGCCCGCTGGGAAGCCGAACGCTGGTTCCTGGCCGCTGATGGCGAGTCCGGGAAACGGTTCGGGAACGAGACGATCCGCATCACCCCCGACGGCGGGATCAGCATCAAACTCCCGGCCCCGCTCGCCCACCTGGCCAACAGCAAGCACGGACGGTACGTCCTGGCCTGCCGGATCGCGTTCGCGCACCGGGGCGCGGAATGGGCCGACCGCATCGAAGCGAATCGGGCCGTGGCCTACCGCATCCACCTGGACGTCAGACGAGGCCGCTGGTATCTGACCGCCTCCTGGCAGCACCCCGTCATCCAGACCGTGCCGCTCGCCACCGCGCGCGCGAACGGCATGGTCGGTGTCGATGCGAATGCCGGCCACTTCGCCGCCTACCGGCTCGACCCGCACGGCAACCCCGTCGGCGAGCCGCACCGCTTCCCTTACGACCTGTCCGGAACCGCTGATCACCGCGATGCGCAGATCCGGCACGCCATCACCAGGCTGCTGAACTGGGCGAAAAGTGTCGGCGTCAAGGCCATCGCGATTGAGGACCTCGACTTCGCTACCGAGAAGACCCGGGAGAAGCACGGCCGCAGAAAACGGTTCCGGCGGCTCATCTCCGGCTTTCCTGCCGGCAAGCTCAAAGCCCGACTCGCCTCGATGGCCGACGAACACGGCCTCGCCATCGTCGCGGTCGATCCCGCCTACACCTCCAAGTGGGGAGGCCAGTACTGGCAAAAGCCGCTGGTCACCCCGCGCCGAAAGATGTCCCGTCACGATGCCGCCGGTATCGCGATCGGGCGACGCGCCCTTGGACACCCAGTCCGGCGTCGGACGGCACCGCCCCCACACGACCAGAGTGATCGTGCGGGGCATCGGACCGCCCAGGCTGGACCAGGCACCCGCAGGCGTGACGGAACCCGCCCACCCACCACGGACCGGCTCCATGGAGAGCAGGCGCCGAGCGGGAAGAGAAAGCGGGGACCCAGTGCATCCAAAACCGTTCGGGATGCGCCCAGTACGCACCAGTGGGTCCAAGACTCACTCCTGCACACTGGCTAG
- a CDS encoding CbtA family protein: protein MNPISPRVLLIRGMLAGLLAGVAAFLVAYFLGESQVDAAIAIEEAGAHDHGGGEAAPVSRALQATAGLGTGTLLYGIALGGIAALVYCFALGRIGRFGPRATALLVSGGLFVTVTLVPFFKYPANPPAVGDPETTVQRTTLYVLMLALGLLLAAAALILGRRLAPSLGNWNASVAASLAFVVAVGIAYAFLPGVNEVPADFPAALVWQFRLASLAIQAAMWGTFGLAFGFLAERALVPAGTPKEAVQPAS from the coding sequence ATGAACCCCATTTCCCCCCGCGTGCTCCTCATCAGGGGCATGCTCGCCGGCCTGCTCGCCGGAGTCGCCGCGTTCCTCGTGGCGTACTTCCTCGGTGAGTCCCAGGTCGACGCGGCGATCGCCATCGAGGAAGCCGGAGCCCACGACCACGGCGGCGGCGAGGCCGCCCCGGTCAGCCGGGCCCTCCAGGCCACGGCCGGGCTGGGCACCGGAACCCTCCTCTACGGGATCGCGCTCGGCGGCATCGCCGCGCTCGTCTACTGCTTCGCCCTGGGCCGGATCGGCCGCTTCGGCCCCCGGGCCACGGCGCTGCTGGTGTCCGGCGGTCTGTTCGTCACCGTCACCCTGGTGCCGTTCTTCAAGTACCCCGCCAACCCGCCGGCCGTCGGAGACCCCGAGACCACGGTGCAGCGGACCACGCTCTACGTCCTGATGCTCGCGCTCGGCCTGCTGCTCGCGGCGGCCGCGCTGATCCTGGGCCGGCGCCTCGCGCCGAGCCTGGGCAACTGGAACGCCTCGGTCGCCGCCTCGCTCGCCTTCGTGGTGGCCGTCGGCATCGCCTACGCGTTCCTGCCCGGCGTCAACGAGGTGCCGGCGGACTTCCCGGCGGCGCTCGTCTGGCAGTTCCGACTCGCCTCGCTCGCCATCCAGGCAGCGATGTGGGGCACTTTCGGCCTGGCTTTCGGATTTCTTGCCGAACGGGCTCTTGTCCCCGCCGGAACTCCCAAGGAGGCTGTACAGCCTGCGAGTTGA
- a CDS encoding CbtB-domain containing protein produces the protein MANSAVPTTAAPLAVAPISLTALAPWALFAGVLMLVLLYLVGAEQGATAIFEGDTVHEWMHDGRHLLGFPCH, from the coding sequence ATGGCCAACTCCGCCGTGCCCACGACTGCCGCCCCCCTGGCCGTCGCACCCATCTCCCTCACCGCTCTGGCCCCTTGGGCGCTGTTCGCCGGTGTCCTGATGCTGGTCCTGCTCTACCTCGTCGGCGCCGAGCAGGGCGCCACCGCGATCTTCGAAGGCGACACCGTGCACGAGTGGATGCACGACGGCCGCCACCTCCTCGGCTTCCCCTGCCACTGA
- a CDS encoding phytase: MTIRPAARASVLVLCTALAASVALPAHASSISSIRPRAETAPLYDDEAGGDANADDPSIWRNAADPGRSLVIATAKQGGLRVYDLEARQVQSLPAPAGPGADDAPGRFNNVDLVNGLRLGGGRADVAVVSDRGNDRLRIYRIDRNRPGGPLTDVTDPAARPVFSADQAEINEQKTAYGLATWTDRRTGRSYAVVSQRNRTRIALLELVATPAGTVDYRQVRTLDLPSSFRLPNGGSWTPCAEPGELPQVEGMVVDPADGTLYAGQEDVGIWRIDAGLTGTPKLIDKVREYAVPGTYDEETEECTPGADPGYGGKRLKADVEGLTLVTEAGGDGYLLASSQGDDTFVAYDREREDHNEFEGAFRVTAASAALDGSEVCDGAAALNAPLGTRYPRGLLVVQDGRETPGDGDREATGFKFVDLGQVLDAID, encoded by the coding sequence TTGACCATACGTCCGGCCGCCCGCGCCTCCGTACTCGTGCTCTGCACGGCACTTGCCGCATCCGTCGCGCTCCCGGCGCACGCCTCCTCGATCAGCAGCATCCGGCCCCGGGCCGAGACCGCGCCGCTGTACGACGACGAGGCCGGCGGCGACGCCAACGCGGACGACCCGTCGATCTGGCGCAACGCCGCCGACCCGGGCCGCAGCCTGGTGATCGCCACCGCCAAGCAGGGCGGTCTGCGGGTCTACGACCTGGAGGCCCGGCAGGTGCAGTCGCTGCCCGCCCCGGCCGGACCGGGCGCCGACGACGCACCCGGCCGCTTCAACAACGTCGACCTGGTCAACGGCCTGCGCCTGGGCGGCGGGCGCGCCGACGTCGCGGTGGTCAGCGACCGGGGCAACGACCGCCTGCGGATCTACCGGATCGACCGGAACCGGCCCGGCGGCCCCCTCACCGACGTCACCGACCCGGCGGCGCGCCCGGTCTTCTCCGCCGACCAGGCCGAGATCAACGAGCAGAAGACCGCGTACGGCCTGGCCACCTGGACGGACCGCAGGACCGGCCGGTCCTATGCGGTGGTCAGCCAGCGCAACCGCACCCGGATCGCCCTGCTGGAGCTGGTCGCCACCCCCGCGGGCACGGTCGACTACCGCCAGGTCCGCACGCTCGACCTGCCGTCCTCCTTCCGCCTGCCGAACGGCGGCTCCTGGACGCCCTGCGCCGAGCCGGGCGAGCTGCCGCAGGTCGAGGGCATGGTCGTCGATCCCGCGGACGGCACCCTGTACGCGGGGCAGGAGGACGTCGGGATCTGGCGCATCGACGCGGGCCTCACCGGCACGCCGAAGCTGATCGACAAGGTGCGCGAGTACGCAGTGCCCGGCACCTACGACGAGGAGACCGAGGAGTGCACGCCCGGCGCCGACCCCGGCTACGGCGGCAAGCGCCTGAAGGCCGACGTGGAGGGTCTGACCCTGGTCACCGAAGCCGGCGGCGACGGCTACCTGCTCGCCTCCAGCCAGGGTGACGACACCTTCGTCGCCTACGACCGCGAGCGCGAGGACCACAACGAGTTCGAGGGCGCCTTCCGCGTCACCGCGGCCTCCGCGGCCCTCGACGGCTCCGAGGTCTGCGACGGCGCCGCCGCCCTCAACGCCCCTCTCGGTACGCGCTACCCCCGCGGCCTGCTCGTCGTCCAGGACGGCCGGGAGACCCCCGGCGACGGCGACCGCGAGGCGACCGGCTTCAAGTTCGTCGACCTGGGCCAGGTGCTCGACGCCATCGACTGA
- a CDS encoding histidine phosphatase family protein produces MHPTTVRVRLVIAPLDEAGRHHRFPYADPCPGHEGLRGQDHGAWAGRSMDEVAGEDPEGLRRWMTDTSYAPPGGGESVEALIARVGAHLGALEPGTHRAVVAGQGVVRAAVVGALELPAAAFWRLDVRPGSVTTLTGRSGRWNLLVGQPEES; encoded by the coding sequence GTGCACCCCACCACCGTACGAGTCCGCCTCGTGATCGCGCCTCTGGACGAGGCGGGGCGCCACCACCGCTTCCCGTACGCGGATCCGTGCCCCGGCCACGAAGGGCTGCGTGGGCAGGACCACGGCGCCTGGGCCGGGCGGAGCATGGACGAGGTGGCCGGGGAGGACCCCGAGGGGCTGCGGCGGTGGATGACCGACACCTCGTACGCGCCCCCGGGCGGCGGGGAGTCGGTGGAGGCGCTGATCGCGCGGGTCGGCGCGCACCTGGGCGCGCTGGAGCCGGGGACGCACCGGGCGGTGGTGGCCGGGCAGGGCGTCGTACGGGCGGCCGTGGTGGGGGCCCTGGAGCTGCCGGCGGCGGCCTTCTGGCGGCTCGACGTACGGCCGGGGTCGGTGACGACGCTGACGGGCCGCTCCGGGCGCTGGAACCTGCTCGTGGGGCAGCCCGAGGAGTCCTAG
- the pucL gene encoding factor-independent urate hydroxylase yields MSKHILAQNQYGKAENRIVKVTRKGSDGSWHEIRDLNVSVALRGEFRDVHLTGDNANCLPTDTTKNTVYAFSKEHGVASPEAFGILLAKHFVSSQAPIREAQIRVEEYAWERIPVPTRKEQHSFALKGTEVRTAQITYSETTGLQVISGLKDLTVMNSTNSEFHGFIKDKYTTLQEAYDRILATKVTARWAHSALAADDAEYDWDQSYKKVRKNMLEAFAETYSYSLQQTLNQMAERVLDNCPKVNEVRLNLPNKHHFLVDLEPFGLKNDNEVYFAADRMYGLIEGTVHRDGVQPVIATSDWIVA; encoded by the coding sequence ATGAGCAAGCACATCCTCGCCCAGAACCAGTACGGCAAGGCCGAGAACCGCATCGTCAAGGTCACCCGCAAGGGCAGCGACGGTTCCTGGCACGAGATCCGCGACCTCAACGTCTCCGTCGCGCTCCGCGGTGAGTTCCGCGATGTCCACCTCACCGGTGACAACGCCAACTGCCTGCCCACCGACACCACCAAGAACACGGTGTACGCCTTCTCCAAGGAGCACGGCGTCGCCTCCCCCGAGGCCTTCGGCATCCTGCTCGCCAAGCACTTCGTCTCCTCCCAGGCCCCGATCCGCGAGGCGCAGATCCGCGTCGAGGAGTACGCCTGGGAGCGGATCCCGGTCCCGACGCGCAAGGAGCAGCACTCCTTCGCCCTCAAGGGCACCGAGGTGCGCACTGCGCAGATCACGTACAGCGAGACCACCGGTCTCCAGGTGATCTCGGGTCTGAAGGACCTGACCGTGATGAACTCGACCAACTCCGAGTTCCACGGCTTCATCAAGGACAAGTACACGACGCTGCAGGAGGCGTACGACCGCATCCTGGCGACCAAGGTCACCGCGCGCTGGGCGCACTCGGCGCTCGCCGCCGACGACGCCGAGTACGACTGGGACCAGTCGTACAAGAAGGTCCGCAAGAACATGCTGGAAGCCTTCGCGGAGACCTACTCGTACTCCCTGCAGCAGACCCTGAACCAGATGGCCGAGCGCGTGCTCGACAACTGCCCCAAGGTCAACGAGGTCCGCCTCAACCTCCCCAACAAGCACCACTTCCTCGTCGACCTGGAGCCCTTCGGCCTCAAGAACGACAACGAGGTCTACTTCGCGGCCGACCGCATGTACGGCCTCATCGAAGGCACCGTGCACCGCGACGGCGTGCAGCCGGTGATCGCGACGAGCGACTGGATCGTGGCCTGA